Proteins encoded in a region of the Candidatus Methylomirabilis tolerans genome:
- a CDS encoding type II toxin-antitoxin system RelE/ParE family toxin codes for MSRRFSIHETAEAEINEAADFYDLEDPGLGSVFIDEVERGVESISQFPEAAQFVRRRVRKKPLVRFPYSLVYSVRPDEVRLLAVAHQKRRPFYWRGRR; via the coding sequence ATGAGCCGACGATTTTCGATCCACGAGACGGCCGAGGCCGAGATCAACGAAGCAGCCGACTTCTACGACCTCGAAGACCCGGGGCTCGGCAGTGTGTTCATCGACGAGGTCGAACGCGGCGTAGAGAGCATCTCTCAGTTCCCGGAAGCGGCTCAGTTCGTCCGCAGACGTGTGCGGAAGAAACCCCTCGTCAGATTCCCATACTCTCTGGTTTACTCCGTTCGGCCTGACGAGGTCAGACTACTGGCGGTAGCGCACCAGAAGAGGCGCCCTTTCTATTGGCGCGGCCGCCGTTGA